The following is a genomic window from Bacteroidota bacterium.
AAAGCATAAGCACCCGTTTTTTCAGACTTTACCATCTTAATTACCTTGGAAAAATCTTTGCCGGAACCTTCCTTTTTTAAGGATGCAACAACTTTTTTTGCCATAGTTCAAATT
Proteins encoded in this region:
- a CDS encoding DUF4295 domain-containing protein, yielding MAKKVVASLKKEGSGKDFSKVIKMVKSEKTGAYAFKEEIVPNEQLKDYMKNN